A portion of the Bombus terrestris chromosome 3, iyBomTerr1.2, whole genome shotgun sequence genome contains these proteins:
- the LOC125387199 gene encoding uncharacterized protein LOC125387199 isoform X2, producing MRRQWYSPNVNVANYGEPQIVIEESTSGEEEEEGRRNESPPRCMDPDSTPLNPRLLSPWREVRKRSLPTPQCTSGITASQMRRMSDRGGEGSGPAPQLDGRRNSVVTMERVSSTLFGSNRQLDVMDNIADLKARKVRLRMYRTSTEQVYEMQPLEGNSSVQRYTEQPKQRFFEMPTLSVSPTSSLRKRVSELPRAARAPVFGAAGMVCSNRDLISILSSVGSSATEMSKKPEDLATASSSLRFDELKVVKAMKKMFGKKSPNSEVVWDNTSGTKVDAQVKRGEDNLQSLRTISQ from the exons ATGAGAAGACAATGGTACAGCCCGAATGTGAATGTGGCAAACTATGGCGAGCCTCAAATCGTCATAGAGGAAAGCACATCgggcgaagaggaagaggaagggcgAAGGAACGAGTCGCCTCCGCGTTGCATGGATCCCGATTCGACACCCTTAAATCCTCGTCTATTGTCTCCCTGGCGAGAGGTCAGGAAACGCTCTCTACCGACTCCGCAATGTACTTCCGGGATAACCGCATCACAG ATGAGACGAATGAGCGATCGTGGCGGAGAAGGATCAGGACCAGCTCCTCAGCTAGATGGCCGAAGAAATTCGGTCGTTACGATGGAAAGAGTGTCATCGACGTTGTTTGGCAGTAATCGTCAGTTGGACGTTATGGACAACATCGCAGACCTAAAAGCGAGGAAG GTGCGCTTAAGGATGTACAGGACGTCGACGGAGCAAGTGTACGAAATGCAGCCGCTGGAGGGTAACAGTTCTGTTCAACGTTACACTGAACAGCCGAAACAACGATTCTTTGAAATGCCTACTCTGTCGGTTTCGCCGACGTCTTCTCTCCGAAAGCGCGTCTCGGAACTGCCAAGAGCCGCGAGAGCACCCGTTTTCGGTGCTGCGGGCATGGTCTGCTCTAATAGGGATCTGATATCGATCCTAAGCTCGGTAGGGTCTTCCGCGACGGAAATGTCGAAGAAGCCGGAAGATTTAGCAACGGCCAGTTCAAGTCTTAGGTTCGATGAATTGAAGGTAGTGAAGGCGATGAAGAAAATGTTCGGTAAAAAGTCCCCTAATAGCGAGGTCGTATGGGACAACACTAGTGGAACCAAAGTGGACGCTCAG gtgaaacgtggagaagataatttgcaatcattgcggacaatatcgcagtga
- the LOC125387199 gene encoding uncharacterized protein LOC125387199 isoform X1, giving the protein MRRQWYSPNVNVANYGEPQIVIEESTSGEEEEEGRRNESPPRCMDPDSTPLNPRLLSPWREVRKRSLPTPQCTSGITASQMRRMSDRGGEGSGPAPQLDGRRNSVVTMERVSSTLFGSNRQLDVMDNIADLKARKVRLRMYRTSTEQVYEMQPLEGNSSVQRYTEQPKQRFFEMPTLSVSPTSSLRKRVSELPRAARAPVFGAAGMVCSNRDLISILSSVGSSATEMSKKPEDLATASSSLRFDELKVVKAMKKMFGKKSPNSEVVWDNTSGTKVDAQVFGSAIEKILTAQKGNDTEIPRASGSSGKPSVSSNKPMSGEVTNLFWNSKNQKQTEFSEPSLCASLKDLFKK; this is encoded by the exons ATGAGAAGACAATGGTACAGCCCGAATGTGAATGTGGCAAACTATGGCGAGCCTCAAATCGTCATAGAGGAAAGCACATCgggcgaagaggaagaggaagggcgAAGGAACGAGTCGCCTCCGCGTTGCATGGATCCCGATTCGACACCCTTAAATCCTCGTCTATTGTCTCCCTGGCGAGAGGTCAGGAAACGCTCTCTACCGACTCCGCAATGTACTTCCGGGATAACCGCATCACAG ATGAGACGAATGAGCGATCGTGGCGGAGAAGGATCAGGACCAGCTCCTCAGCTAGATGGCCGAAGAAATTCGGTCGTTACGATGGAAAGAGTGTCATCGACGTTGTTTGGCAGTAATCGTCAGTTGGACGTTATGGACAACATCGCAGACCTAAAAGCGAGGAAG GTGCGCTTAAGGATGTACAGGACGTCGACGGAGCAAGTGTACGAAATGCAGCCGCTGGAGGGTAACAGTTCTGTTCAACGTTACACTGAACAGCCGAAACAACGATTCTTTGAAATGCCTACTCTGTCGGTTTCGCCGACGTCTTCTCTCCGAAAGCGCGTCTCGGAACTGCCAAGAGCCGCGAGAGCACCCGTTTTCGGTGCTGCGGGCATGGTCTGCTCTAATAGGGATCTGATATCGATCCTAAGCTCGGTAGGGTCTTCCGCGACGGAAATGTCGAAGAAGCCGGAAGATTTAGCAACGGCCAGTTCAAGTCTTAGGTTCGATGAATTGAAGGTAGTGAAGGCGATGAAGAAAATGTTCGGTAAAAAGTCCCCTAATAGCGAGGTCGTATGGGACAACACTAGTGGAACCAAAGTGGACGCTCAG GTATTTGGTAGCGCAATTGAGAAGATATTAACGGCGCAGAAGGGAAACGATACGGAGATACCGAGGGCTTCCGGGTCGAGCGGAAAGCCCTCGGTATCTTCGAACAAACCAATGTCAGGTGAAGTGACAAATTTGTTTTGGAATAGCAAGAACCAAAAGCAGACGGAATTCAGCGAACCGTCTCTCTGTGCTTCCCTAAAGGACCTATTCAAGAAGTAA